Proteins from one Suncus etruscus isolate mSunEtr1 chromosome 3, mSunEtr1.pri.cur, whole genome shotgun sequence genomic window:
- the LOC126004401 gene encoding tripartite motif-containing protein 60-like, producing the protein MAFAASLAELQAEASCSLCLDYLRDPVTLDCGHNFCESCIHDRWKDIQDVFPCPICLYYCSDGDIKRNIQLSYITDIIKQLRVGKNKRKWQETELLCEKHDEVLDLFCEEDLELLCPQCRDSPDHQDHHLIPTERAAENQRKKFKRLMEHLKKQINDAKKECKYQLTKYMEEKWKIENCKGELVPEFKQFNLLLKGGENLMNDIILIEMKIVKDQLTRNRIHLSNHIETLKNLLSEVTEKCLQDNQNLLTSIKSTHSRCESLSSPELLSYKFKKGDFNFPAHYFSFHKMISTFQENLTLDLKVAHQCLIVSEDKKSVTFGTKILNILYTSQTVISYPAVLCCEEFEGGRHFWQVEVKGSGEWSLGLCKEIFRQNVLDSSISDNDFWQLEQTSLTHGTSFIDQEEHVRRIGVFLDYELGELSFYNMNNKACLLKITDTFTEKVIPYFAIGPTSENLTISLVIEQ; encoded by the coding sequence ATGGCTTTTGCAGCATCCTTGGCTGAGCTTCAAGCAGAGGCCAGCTGTTCCCTTTGCCTGGATTACTTGAGAGATCCAGTCACCCTGGACTGTGGTCACAATTTCTGTGAGTCCTGCATTCATGATCGCTGGAAAGATATACAAGATGTCTTCCCCTGTCCCATCTGTCTCTACTACTGTTCTGATGGGGACATCAAAAGAAACATCCAATTATCATACATCACTGACATCATTAAGCAACTTCGTGttggaaagaataaaaggaaatggcAGGAAACAGAATTGCTGTGTGAGAAGCATGATGAAGTCCTAGATTTGTTCTGTGAGGAGGATCTGGAGCTGTTATGTCCCCAGTGCAGGGACTCCCCTGACCACCAAGATCACCACCTGATCCCCACTGAAAGAGCAGCAGAGAATCAGAGAAAGAAGTTCAAAAGATTGATGGAGCATCTGAAGAAACAGATCAATGATGCAAAAAAGGAGTGTAAATATCAACTTACAAAATATATGGAAGAGAAGTGGAAGATAGAAAATTGTAAAGGAGAATTGGTTCCTGAATTTAAGCAATTTAATCTTCTCTTAAAGGGGGGAGAAAATTTAATGAATGATATAATACTTATTGAAATGAAAATTGTGAAAGATCAACTAACCAGAAACAGAATTCATCTTTCAAACCATATAGAAACTCTTAAAAATCTGCTATCTGAAGTAACAGAGAAGTGTTTACAAGACAACCAGAATTTACTAACAAGCATTAAAAGTACTCACAGTAGGTGTGAAAGCCTATCATCACCAGAACTTTTGTCATATAAATTCAAGAAAGGGGATTTTAATTTCCCTGCTCATTATTTTAGTTTCCATAAAATGATCAGTACTTTTCAGGAAAATTTGACACTAGATCTTAAAGTTGCCCATCAATGTCTTATTGTCTCTGAAGACAAAAAAAGTGTCACATTTGGAACAAAAATCCTAAACATTCTATATACTTCTCAGACAGTGATTTCTTACCCAGCCGTGCTTTGTTGTGAAGAGTTTGAAGGAGGCAGGCATTTTTGGCAGGTAGAAGTCAAAGGCAGTGGTGAATGGTCCTTAGGTTTGTGTAAAGAAATATTCCGTCAAAATGTTCTAGATTCGTCAATATCTGACAATGACTTCTGGCAACTTGAACAGACCTCATTGACCCATGGCACCTCTTTCATTGATCAAGAAGAACATGTCAGAAGAATTGGTGTTTTTCTGGATTATGAATTGGGAGAACTTTCCTTTTATAATATGAACAACAAAGCATGCTTGCTTAAGATCACTGACACATTTACAGAAAAAGTGATACCATATTTTGCTATTGGGCCCACTTCAGAAAACCTTACAATTTCTTTGGTTATAGAGCAATGA